The Apium graveolens cultivar Ventura chromosome 10, ASM990537v1, whole genome shotgun sequence nucleotide sequence TGCAGAAGGCCAAGACAAGCCACAGGACGCGCCTCCTACTTAGGACGCGTCCTTTATCTTTTATGTACTTGAACTATTTAAGGGTGCGGGCCCCTTGAAGCCTTGCAAGTTGTAAAGACTATTTTTGAACATTCACTTGCACTTGTTTTTTTACTCAATCATTTACATGGGCGCGCCTTGTGTTTAGGGCGCGTCGCCTTTGACTAATTTGTTATTATTTTTACTCCCGTCAAGCAAATATCCATTATGGGCGCGTCCTCTCTAGTTGGACGCGTCTTTGTTTGTTTTAGAAAGTGCATGAGCACGGCACTACACTGTACTTGTGTGTTTAACCAATGCACAAGGCATGATGGGGCGCGTCCTAACTATTTGACATGCCTTAATGTTCTCTTAGAAATATTTTCTGGTAGGGACTTgcttttatttttaaattaagaGCATCAACCAATATTACTTGGGCGCGTCCTTGGAAATAGTACACTTCTTAGTTACATTTTTTCTCAAGTTTTATTGTTCCTTTTAGCAGCCACTACTTCAGTTAACATCCACATAGAACTATCAATCAAGACGCGCCTCACATTTGATCCAAAATAAATCATCCTTCACGCAGGACGCGTCTTTGACAAgcactttttcttttttactTATGTTGTCAATATCATAGTAACATCCAATCTAAAGGAGCATCAATCAAGAtaacttgggcgcgtccttgAAAATAGTACATTTTTCTTGAGTTTCATTTATATAAAACCCTAGTTTAGGGCGCGCCCTACATTTAGGACGCGTCATGAGACTAAGCAAACTGAGCAAATATCCCTTAGGaaagtttcaaaattttatttataatgcggtctgatgtcaaaagtgcaccagtcccacggctactatgctctgtggggaaattatttctaaaaaatgacccttcaactagtcccaaggtaagtagtacatgcactaccccctaggctaggaggaatttatttaattctagcctATAAACTGGGCATAAACCaaaatgataaaagaaatatgcAAGGGGCCAAAACCACGCCTTACTggtaatactttcggagatgttccgcATTCCAAGCTCGCGGAACTAGCTTCCCGTCCAtatcttcaaggtgataagtccccttccacatgatagactttattctgtacggtccttcccaattagcttcaaacactccatgttgggggttctttgtaatgggcatcactttcctaaataccaaatctcccaccttcagcaattgtccatttaccttcttgttataataccttgcggCGCGTTGCTGATACGCCGCTAGCCTTAGCTGAGAATTTTCCCTCGTCTCCTCTAAGAGATctaaatgaagcctttgattaaTCTCGGCATCTTCTTTCCTGTAACAATCTCTGCGAAGTGATCCTGATCCAACttccacggggaccatagcttcatagccgtaagtcagcataaacggtgtttctcccgtagtagatcgtggcgtagtgttgtatgaccacatcaccttcgggagttcttcaggccaattccctttacgttcctccagcttggttttgagggtatgctttattatcTTGTTAACAGCTTCTGTTTGTCCATTACTTTGAGGATGATAAACCGCTGCAAACTCCTTCTTGATTTTCAATTCCTCACATAATTGTCgcaactccttgctatcaaactgCTTTCTATTGTCGGAAACaagcttgtaagggattccaaacctgCATACGATTGAGTTAAAAACGAAATCCCTGATTTTCTTTGCGATGATAGTAGCCAGTGGCATAGCTtccgcccatttagtaaagtaatcaaccgcaaccactgcatacttgacgtctcctttagctttcggcaattctccgataagatcaattccccacatggcaaacgaccatgggcttgccataggcgtcaagagtgtagccggcatagacgagtagtttgcaaagcgctggcagcgatcacatgccttgatgaaatttatagcatcttctctcattgtggaccaataatacccttggcgcaacactttcattgccaacgagctaccccccgagtgattgccacagattccttcatgcacctctcttaggatgtaatttccttcttcttcttcaacacaCCTGAGCAGAGGTTGGTTGAACCCTCTCTTGTATAGGACTTCATCGTATATCACATATCTTGCGGCTTGATAACGGAGTTGACGAGCCATAAACTTATCCTCGGGGAGTGTTCCCTTGCGAATATAAGATagaatgggcgtcatccatgtttccttgggagcctcatccacttgcatagtttctatctctgggatactaggaaCCTCCTGGATTTCAAGAGGGATGGATCCTAACAATACAGCCTCTTGTTGCGACCCCATTTTTGCCAGAGCATCCGCATTATTGTTTTTCTCCCACGAAAAGCATTCCAATCTAACTTTTTTGAACATTCCAATCAGGCGATGTGTacatctcaagtataattctgtTCGCGGGCCTCTCGCTTGAAATCCCCCATTCACCTGATTCACTACCAACTCTGAGTCACTTCTTGCAATTAAGTTTCGCACCCCCATTTCCAAAGCGATTTTCAGGCCATTAATCAGCGCCTCGTACTCCGCATCATTATTAgttgcataaaacttgaaatgaattgcGCTCATCAGGTGGTGGCCTTCCGGAGACACAAGTACTATACCCGcacctgctcctccattgttaaccgccccatccacatgcaagatccaccaaggaTGCGGAAACTCTTCCAAAGACTCCTCGGCATGAGGTGGATGTAGCATTACCAAAGCTTTATCATCAAtttcagaatcaaattccaacaagaaatcgactaaggcttgcccttttatcgctgttcgaggcacatattccaaatcaaactgtcccaactccacagcCCATTTCAGCATTCTGCCTGATGACTCTGGTTTGTGCAGGACCTGTCGCAGCGGGTACGCTGTACGAACTTCAACTCTATGGGCTTGAAAATACGGCCGCAATTTTCTTGACGCAAGAATTAGGGCGTAAACCAGTTTCTCCATATTTGTGTAGCGAGTTTCAGCGTCGTGTAACCGCTTGCTCACGTAGTACACTGGTGATTGCTGCCCATCTTCCTCTCTTACCAGAACTGCACTGATCGAATATTCAGACACTGCGAGGTACAGTATTAGATTTTCCCCATCCAACGGCTTTGACAACATGGGAGGATGTCCCAGttgctccttgattcttttgaaagccTCTTCACATTCTGACGTTCATACAAAGTCATTCCCAGCTAATTTAATCACCTTGAAAAACTCCTTGCATCTATCAGACGACTTGGAAACAAATCGATTTAACGCGGCGATTCTCCCAGTCAAACTCTACACCTGTTTCACATTGATGGGTGACTTCATATCCAATAATGCCTTGATCTttgcggggttggcctcaattcctctGTGGTTGACAATGAACCCGAGAAACTTGCCCGACTCCACGCCGAACACACATTTTTGCGGATTTAATTTCATGCGAAACCTCCTCAGAATATTAAACATCTCCATCAGGTGCTTGATGTGGTCACTTGTCACCTCAGATTTCACcagcatatcatccacatatacttCCATAGTTCTCCCGATTTGATCtttgaacatcatgtttaccaaccgctggtaggttgcgccagcattaatcaaaccaaacggcattcctatgtaacagtataaccccctgtccgtaataaaggatgtatgttcttgatcggggtcatacatcggaatttgattgtaaccggagtatgcatccataaaactcaacAACGCATGCCCCGCCGtcgcgtcaaccaactgatcgattcttggcagcgggaagctatcctttggacaggccttattgagatccgtgaaatccacacatgtcctccacttcccattcggtttcttcaccagtactggatttgcaagccattcggggtagaatgattctttgatcaaccccacctccaacaaccggtctacttcttcttttaatgctatCGCCCTTTCTCCACTTACTGGGCGGCGTTTATGGCGTATGCCCTTGCAATTCGGGAGGATATTCAAACGGTGACACATTACTTCCGGGTCGATTCCTATCAtatctgaatgactccatgcgaaaACATCAAGATTTGCAATTAGAAAGCGGGTAAGACTTCCTCTCATCTCATCATCCAACTGAgatcccactttcaaaaccttgctcgggtcatttttatcaactggaatggatattgtgtcttcggccgGTCCCGCTTTTTCGGTGggcatagggatcctgggatccaaatcgaaatcaaagtctcgggggtcTTCGACTTCCACTTTTTCATCTGAGGGCGCGTCCTCGtttggaggagcatcaacctcaatttCATTCAAGGGCGCGTCCTTATTTTGAGGAACATCTACCTTGAGGTTATTCCCGAGACCttgcaaaatctcacttcttcctCCCAATTTTTTCCCGTTAACCTCTTTCTGTATGATTGCCTCGATATGGTTCACCACCACTTCCTCTACGCTACGGATCCTCGAAATACGCCCCTGCGTCAAAAAAGAATTACCAGAGACATTGGTTTCTTCCTTCCCAGGGCTTTCAACGAAATAGTGGGCATGAACCTCTCCACTTGGTTTGACATGAATATCTTCTGCATCCTCAAATGGGAGACCTTTCCCTTCATACCTTCTTCTACGAAATTCCTTGACAGCCTTATGATAGCAGTCGTGTGACTCATACTGTGACCCTCTCAGACTGCCAACCCCGTTTGGCgttgggaactttatcatcaggtggtgtatcgaggttatcaccctgaatGCTCGCAACCAAGGTCTGCCGACTAGCACATTGTGCGCGGAATCCTGATCTAGCACCTTGAAATCTATCATTTGGGTAACCGACAAGGCCCCTTCCCCGAGTGTGACGGGAAGTCTGACAGAACCCATGACTCTCACTGCTTCCCCAGTAAAGCCATAGACGTGCGCATCTTCGAAATACATGTCACTATCTGGAAAACCCAGCTTTTTGTAGGTGCTGTAGTACAAGATGTTTGTGGAACTCCCATTATCTAAGAAGACTCGATGTACATTCATCGCCCCAATGAGCATGGTAATTACCAGCACATCGTTGTGGGGATGATGCACCCGCCTAGATTCTTTTTCCTTGAACGTAATATCAGCGGACTCCCCCTTAAAGACCTTCGGGGGTCTATCTTCCAAGTTGTGGATGTTGGTGAGCGGTGGATGTCGCGCTTCTCTCGCGTTTTTTTCCAGTGCTCGATTACTATCACCAATAaaagggtgtcctccaaaaattgccctgATACTGCCAGCCCTCTGAAACTTGACCTCTGCCGTTTTTTCGACATCCTCCGCCCGCGGGGTCAGTTTTTCATCCTTACCTTTGTCGTCAAGTCCCCTGCGTCGTttcaccttgtcaatccattctcctaggtatcctgccttgatcaattcctcaatctCATCCCGTAAGTGGCGACACTCATGGGTGTCATGGCCAGTAGACTCATGGTAGTCACAATACTTCTTCTTGTCTCTGCTCTGCCATGAAGTTAAACGGTCGGGCTTCTTGAAGATTCCTCTATCCTTATTTACctcgaagatatgatcaatggacgcCGCCAGCGGTGTATAATTGCTCACTCTTCTCTCGTAGTTCGATGGTGGGCTCCATTCTCTCCGCGAGCTCACAGTATTTACCCTGTTAGGGCTTCTGGCGTTTCGCCGATAATCTGGGCTCAAGGATCTGTCTCTTCTCTTGGAtcgccccttggagttatggGTATTGTCATTCTTTTTTATTTCTGCAAGCGACTGCTTGATCGCTTTGAACGACTCCGCCTGCGCAAGCACATCAGCTAGCGACACTGGGTCCTTCCCTTGCAGGTGCTTCCAGAAATCCGTCCCCACACGCAACCCAGCTATAAGCAATATTTTCAATATTTCATCAGTGGCACCCCTCACCAAAGTAGATTCTGCATTAAACCTCTTGAAATATGAAGTCAAACTTTCTCCTTCCTTTTGTTTCACATTAGCCAGCGTGGTAACAGGTGGTGTATACTTCACCGCGGCTTGGAATTGTGTCAaaaacaaagttttcatctgttcccaggaTGAAATCACACCCggaccaagtttttggaaccactgCTGAGCGCCCTCTCTAAAATTAGCTGCCAGGAGACGGCATCgagccaaatcaggtacttgatatacatccatttcAATGTTAAAACGCCCCAAGAACTTCACAGGATCAGAGTTCCCGTGGAAACgcaagtcattggttgtgttcctgtatcccgcgggcaattgcgcctccctcacaacagcagcaaaaggagaaggagtttgcgcagtcgccgttactcttcctccctcaagatggttgagcaacctcttgAGGTCGTTCACATTAAACGTCCCTACCCCAGGAATGGTCTGAACATTAGGCTGTTGGGGTTGCTCTGCGACTTGCTGAAATTCCCCTTAATTACCCCCCGGGTGTGGCGGAGGATCTCgccgcccctcgccctgaggctgcAGCGGTGGCATGTTACCATTTTGGTCCTGTATATTTTCCCGTACGCGAGGTTCATCTTGACCGCGTTGCGGAATTTCATCATTATTCTGCATTCTTACTTGAATTCGCCCGCCGTCCTGGTCATGAGGACGCGCCCCAGACCCATTACCAATAACGCTGTGGGAAGCTACGGGAATAGCGGCGGGGGCTTCTCCAGCGGAATGTGCTCCACCTCTCCTATCATTGTAAGGGGCTCTTCCGTATTGATATCCCATTCTTCCTCGTCCATTCCTTTGGTATCCCCGGTAGTAATTCCCGGGccttcctcgcggaggggcacgctcgtgctcgCGGTGCCGCACCCCGTCATCCCTTTGGAATGCGGGGGGCACACGCGTCGTATCACGGAGCTTTGCTTCTCCGGCGTTTCCTTCCTTTTGCCATTCTACCAGCAACATCCTCAAATCGTTGTcctccaaccttatgccaagcctcCTTTTCAAGGCTGAAAGATCCCTTCCTCCCTCATCTTGGTTTTGAGCGTTCTCCGTACgacgacgctcgtccatcgtacgcccAAACCTATGCGGGTGTGGCACTACCTGGTTGCCCAGGCGAGGCCTTTCTCTGCCTTCAGTGTCCTCATCCGCAAGCTCCACAATAGGTTCTACATCATCAGAATACTGCAAACGCCGTGGAGTGATTCGCGGGTTATCCCCGCTCCCATGGGTATCTCCCTCAACTACAGGGGCTTTCCCCAAGGCATGACCATGACGGGGGAAACGACGACCTCTCCTCGTCTTTCGGCGCTCCACCGTGTCCAGTCTTGAGTTAAAActgttaagagtatcccccatgcgatacaattgctccaatatatcagcgttgctgatgagaactggaggtgtCCCCCCCACATCCGGAGTCCTCGGTGGATCCGCCATGTTTCTGGGAACGTAAGGTTCGTGGCGAGTATAGCGCCCCCCGCCTTCTCCTTCAGACCtgctgtcacttccatcataagaacttccatcacgattgtaagacatcttttcctcctaagattgcgaccttaattagcagccctccttctagcgccaatttgttgacggaggaatctggtaacaacaaagattgaggtttctcgccggaactaagatctgtgacggtggttctttgccgggaacttaagcggtgtgtggttgattgtggttgttttaggctgagattgatcagagtaagtggtggctctcttttcagctctcaacttcttaccctttcaatgtgcctacgtaccctttatatagggatcaagcctgacgtagttctcgtagaacagGAAGTCTAATGAGTTTAGACTTCTTACTCCTAAGCCCAGTAGAAGCCTATCCgatatccatcttccgctaggtttaggaatgtccaactatgaggcccaaccgcaaaggcccaaggctcgtccgtaatcgtaggacttcacggatagtgcatctccctgcgcaaggataacactccgctacagctatctcccttgatttacgaacgcaggtataaccacggttcaccccaaatgccagacgcgtccctgtcccccgaatgaggataacccaccagatagcaggacaggtgatcccaagctcttgggtgcaaagtgcaggatgactccaaagttctccaacgaggacacccgttgaatacaagaacagagctcccaaagcacacaccaaagtaaaccccacatccccaacgaggacacccgttgaatacaggaggaggccttcaatcatcaggcatacccctggaggccttcaagcttttcacggacatccccctccttgaccgtctcaaggagggaattcttcaaagagtacctgcaacaaatacattagtaaaaataatcctccattgctcctctccatgcaagctttgtcctgaattcaacatcaaaagtatatagatcaaacacaggacgcgtcctaaccaATTGGGCGCGTCCTAACCTCCACAAATCCAACCCTGCTTTAATCATTTCTTATAACATGTAAAGTCACAGGACACGTCCTAGAATATAGGGCGCGTCCTTAACCTTATTAGACTTGCACCGTCTCCTCTAAACCATCATGCACAACATTTCACTTTCAACGAAACATCCTTGCTAAGGTAGGCGCGTCCTAGAGCATCCATCACCATAAGATTTCACCTCCCAAGCACTTTCATAATTATTGACGCGTCCATAACGCCTGGGCGCGTCCTTCCTTGACCATGCACTCTTCTCGCCTCGTAACATATCCCTTCCTAAGTAGGCGCGTCTCGAATACTTGGACGCGTCCTCACTTTCACAACGCAATACTAAGTTTGACTGTAATTAGCCCGCATTTGACCCGAGTCAAttcaatgccaaattttgggtataacataGCTTAACAGTTTTTTTGTTATGCACTAGTTTTTAGTTATTTCAAGTACTTTTTTTAACTATTGACTGTGTAGCTAGTACAAGGTAACATCTTCAATTAATTCTGCAGATCTTGTGTTTTCCCATTTTGAAATCTTAATAAGCATTTACCTCAACTGAGTGAAGCTGTGACTGAAATAACTTACAGAAGCTATACATTTTACCTTACTATTCTTCATCAAGAATTCATTTTAGCCGAGTCATCAACTACCAGGGCTAAAGGCCTCTTAGCACAATTATCAGTCCAACTTCTTAGCCCACGAAGATAGTAACGATATATTGTACCCGAGACTGTTGTTAATACCAAATGAAATGAGGACTGCAAGTTTTCAGTGAATGCAGTAAAGAGCAAGTACTGATATGAATGGATGTTTATTGTTGAATTAATACCATTTAACTTGCGTTTTATATTATTGTTGTAATTATTTATTTTCCAGAAAGTTATGTATCAAGCAACTCCAGATTTATAATCTGAGTACAAATATTCTTATTAGTATATTCTTTTAAGTGATTAAGATGTCATTCCAAGCAAAAGTGAAGACCTGCAGATATCGAAATCACAAAACATTCTTGCATAATGATTCTACACTTAGATTTTATAGACATCAAAGGGCACCAATTTCAGTTTAGCACAGTATTACAAAACTTGGCCTATTTATCCACTTGGTTCACCACCATTGCAACAAACAGATTAAATCCGAGTATGATTCTTATTTGGCCGTGTTAGTTCTGAAGGCAGCTACTCCTTTCTACACAAAACCAGATCTATCTGGCTCAGGATGTTTGAAAACAATCACAACAAATTTGAGTCTTGAAATCAAGAAAATGCCACAAGGTAGTAGTAGACAGTTAATCAGATAATAACAGGAATATAAGTCTTCGCGAGAGAACAAGATGGGGAAAGCCGTTCCCAGCAATGCCACAGCAGCAGCACCAGCAATGCTTGTCAAAGATCtattgttttttttttctttcaattTCTTTTCCAAAATGTATAAACTTTTCAGGCCAAAAATGTTGATCTACTACCAAAACATTTACATTCATTTGATATTATTTCTAGAAACTAAAACTTGTCGAGAAACTATTGATTCCATTCTGTTGGACTGATCGTCGTAAAATATTTGATACAGCTGGAATTCGGAAGGGGATCCAATTTGTATGTACTCGTGAATATGTCATGTGACTCATGTCCATCAATATGTGTGTTCCTGGGCAAATCCACATATATCAGGACCCAAGAGGATCTGGATAAGTATGGTCCCATATACTCACCAAGGACCAAGGCAAAAAACTATTCTGTGGCTATATTGAGATTACCGCAATATCCACATATTTGCATTGGTGTCAATGTGGTTCTATGAGTTGTCTTTACAAATTCCAGTATATGCAGAAACAATCATGATATAAATTCAATTGGCCAAGTGGCCAACAAGAATAAATCAGTGAATATAAACAAGGCGCGAGACACATAAGGAATCCAGAACATAATATGTTCTGCTTACAGCCTAGGCTGATAACCGCGCGTTTAGATAAATTTTGGTGACAAATTTGAACCATGAACTCTGATAAACTAGTTCTACCTTGTAGATATGCACAGTTCCATGTGAAATAGCAGATAACTCTAGTTATACCAAAACACGAGGAGACTTCTTGCGAAAGGGATTGTTAGAACTTGACATTATAAATTGATGATGAACTTATGTCAATGTTAGCAAGTGCTGAATTGATTTTAGTAAGCATTATCCCA carries:
- the LOC141691485 gene encoding uncharacterized protein LOC141691485, coding for MLSKPLDGENLILYLAVSEYSISAVLVREEDGQQSPVYYVSKRLHDAETRYTNMEKLVYALILASRKLRPYFQAHRVEVRTAYPLRQVLHKPESSGAGIVLVSPEGHHLMSAIHFKFYATNNDAEYEALINGLKIALEMGVRNLIARSDSELVVNQVNGGFQARGPRTELYLRCTHRLIGMFKKVRLECFSWEKNNNADALAKMGSQQEAVLLGSIPLEIQEGTLPEDKFMARQLRYQAARYVIYDEVLYKRGFNQPLLRFGIPYKLVSDNRKQFDSKELRQLCEELKIKKEFAAVYHPQTMVPVEVGSGSLRRDCYRKEDAEINQRLHLDLLEETRENSQLRLAAYQQRAARYYNKKGTYHLEDMDGKLVPRAWNAEHLRKYYQ